The genome window CATCATGATTGACCGTTTTCATGGCGTTGTGGGTTCACGATGATACCATCAAAAATGGCTGCGTTCGTCTTTACTCGACAGTTGCGCCCAACAACACAGCGCTCGAGATGTGTGTTGCGCATGACCACAGAACCATCCCATAAAATGCTCTCCTGAACCGTCGCGCCCTCCTCAACGGCACAGTTGTTTCCGATGACGGTATGTTCGAGGACGCGCGCTCCGGCTAGTATCTGCACATTGTTGCCAATTGCAACCGGATAGCCTATTTCAGCAGTCGGGTCGATCTCCACATTTTCGCCCATCCACACAAATTTACGAACTTCCTGCAAGGCAATACGCGCTTTAACCCTACCTTCTAGCATGTCGCGATGCGTCTGCTGGTACACCTTAAGGTTACCTACATCGCGCCAATAGGCCGCGGTAAGGTGACCGAAGAGGGGCAGTTTTTGTTCGAGCAGCATCGGGAAAACTTGCTTCCCAAAGAGGTAAAAAACATCGTGAGGTATCAGCTCAAAGATGGCCGGCTCGAAAACGTAAACGCCCGTGTTGGCGGTGTTAGAGAAGATCACCTCGCCTTTGGGTTTCTCTAAAAACCGTGTAATGCGCCCTTCCTCGTTCATAAGAACGATCCCATATTCGCTGGGATCATCTACAATAGAAAGGGCGATGGTGGCGAGAGCTTTCTTCTCCCGATGAGTCTTGAGCAGTCGAGAGAGATCCATATCGGTTAAGTCGTCTCCACCGATCACCAAGAACGTCTCGTCTTTGAAAAAATCTTCGGCACGCTTTAGACTGCCCGCATCTCCCCAAAGCTGATCTTCATAGGCCCAGTGTATGCGGGCCCCCCAACGCGATCCATCCCCAAAGTAGGCGGCTATTTGGTCGCCGAGATAGTGCAGATTCACCATAATTTCGGTGAACCCATGACGAACCAAAAGCTCGATAAGATACTCCATCACGGGACGATTGACGATGGGAACGAGCGGTTTGGGAACATTACGGGTAAGGGGATCGAGGCGTGATCCAACCCCAGCTGCCAAAATCATCGCTCTCATATTCGTTGTTTCAGCTCCTTAGCAAGGAAGTTCCAAATGTAGAGGCAGTTATCGCCTCCTCATTTTTAGACTATTTTCGGCATCCTAAAGGTGCGTTCTTGAACATAACCTGCGCAATGTTAGGCACTATCAAGGAAGTTACATATGCACTCGGCCACATACTCAACCTGCTCCGTAGTAAGTTCCGGCACAACAGGAATGGAAAGCACTTCACGTGTAGCCCGTTCTGCACAGGGAAAGTCACCTAAATGATAGCCGAGGCTCGCATAAGGAGGCTGAATATGAAGCGGTTGTGGGTAGAACACCTTGCTGTCTACCCCATGCTGCTGAAGATATGCTTGCAGTGCATCGCGCTGTGGATGGCGGATAGTGTATTGATGGTAAACATGGTAGTTTCCAGGTTCGATGCCGGGCAACGTTACACTTGTGCCCGCAAGAAACGTCTGATAGAGAGCGGCATGCTGCCTCCTTGCTTCGTTCCACTCCTCTAGCATAGGGAGCTTTGCTAGCAGCACTGCAGCCTGCAGAGTATCTAGTCGGCTGGTATAACCGATGACCTCGTAGTGGCCATAACCGCTTTGACCATGTACGCGCAGCATACGGACGGTGCTCGCAATCTCGGCATCGTTCGTAAGCACCATGCCACCATCCCCAAAAGCGCCGAGATTTTTTGTGGGGTAGAAGGAGAGAATCGTTGCATCTCCCGTCTCCGCAACTCGAATGCCGCGCTGCTTTGCTCCGATGGCTTGAGCCGCATCTATAATAAGTTTAAGATTATATCGCTTGCATAGCTCCTGAAGTTGTCCTCGATCGACCATTTGGCCAAAAAGATCTACAGGAAGAAGCGCACGCGTACGAGGTGTAATCGCCTGCTCAATGCGGGCAACGTCTATGTTAAAGGTACAGAGATCGATGTCCACGAACACGGGGCGAGCTCCAACGAGCATAATCGCCTCACTTGTCGCCCCAAAGGTAAAAGGTGTGGTTATGACCTCATCTCCAGGCCCAATACCGCAGGCGCGTAAGGCTAAAACGAGGGCGTCGGTGCCTGAGGCTACACCGATACCAAAACGAGCACCGCTTAACGCGGCAATCTCCGATTCGAGCTTATGAACAGCATCTCCATCAATAAAACAAGCGGTCTCACAAACGTGAGCTATAGCAGCATCAATCGTTTCTTTCAAACTTAGATACTGCGCGCGTAAGTCCACAAGCGGTACTCTCAAAACACTCCTCCCCAGCGGGTTTCGAATATGGCTTCAGAGGCCCTCGCTGTTTATTTGCCAACTACTATACCCGAATCTGAAAAACGTGTTAATTCTTTGGCGGCCACTCGACGTATCTGCGCTCCGTACTCCGGATCATTCATCGCCGAGCGCACCGTCTCCATGAGAAAACTGCCCCAGCTCCCGATATCCCGCCTCGCTTCACCCTCTAACAGAGGAACCGCAACGGCACGTGGTTGAGAACCTAGCAGATGATGAAGCGCATCCGGGATATTCCACTCGCCACGAGGGTCGGGAGAGCTTCGGCGAATGGCCTCGAAAATGGTGGGTTTGAGTATCCAGCGTGCGGCCACTACAAAGGAGCTTGGAGCCGCATCTACCCCAGGCTTCTCTATAATATCGTGAATGAGAAATGGGGTCGCCTGTGATACCGTTTCTACTGGAGCTACTACCCCATAACGGGAGAGACGCTCCCTCTCCACCTCCTCCACCAAAACAGCCGCTTCGACCTGGTGCTGTTCGAAGGCCTGTATAAGACGTTTCAGTGGAGCACCTACAGGCGATGAATCGAGAATGCAGTCTCCAAAGGCCACTACGAAAGGCTGCGCACCAACCCACTCCGCAGCATATAGCAGCGCATCCCCCGAACCTTTTGGCTCCTCCTGAACAGCAAAGGCAAAATGCAAACCAGTGCTAGCTCCCACAATCTCCTCGAGATAGGTACGTATTTGCGGCTTGCGCGGGGAGATAACAAACAGGGCCTCGCGAATACCCGCTGCATGCAGCTCCTCCATCACATAATCTAACACGAGTTTGCGACCTACCGGCAGCAGCTCTTTAGGTAGTAGATGGGTTAGGGGGCGCAGACGGCTGCCTTGGCCAGCGACCGGCACAACCGCGCGGGTTATACTCGATGACACTGCTTCTGAAGTTTCAGTTGGAGCGATCATGAAGCGCCTCCTCTAAAACCCGCAGAGCGCATACTCCATCCTCACCACGTACTTCTAACCTCCGTAGGCCGAATACGGCTTCAGAAAAGTGGGAAAGAGCATGCTCTAACCGGTCGCGCCCTTCTTCATGACGGCTATACCAAAGCGGATGATCAGCGGTTGTGAAATGGAGTACCCCCTCTTCATAATCGAGCACTGCAGCCCCCGCAGAACCGTAGACCTCGAACGCACTTTTGCCAGCAGGCGGTGCAACCATAATCTCAACAGTACCTAAAGCTAACTCCGATTCCAACAGGAGCACAAGTATCGCATAAGGGCTACCGGGTTTGTCGCGCCATCGGCCAACCCCTCTTCTTATCTCTCCACAGAACGTGCGAAAAAGATCGATGGCGTGTAGGGCCGCATTGACATAGGAAGCACACCCATCATTGGGCGATCCAACGACACCGAGTTCAGATAGTTCTCCCATGGAGCTGCCAAATCGGCATCGAAACATCAAGGGACGACCAAGATCGTCATTCTCGATCAAATCTTGCAGAAAAAGACAGGGTGGATGAAAACGCTGTGTAAAGAGGGGCATGAGAAGGCGTTCTTGCAATTCAGCCATACGGATGAGCTCGGTCGCCTGTGCTACGCTAGCGGTGAATGGAACTTCGCATACAACGTGCGCGCGCGCCTTTAAGGCCGCCAAAA of Chthonomonas calidirosea T49 contains these proteins:
- a CDS encoding sugar phosphate nucleotidyltransferase is translated as MRAMILAAGVGSRLDPLTRNVPKPLVPIVNRPVMEYLIELLVRHGFTEIMVNLHYLGDQIAAYFGDGSRWGARIHWAYEDQLWGDAGSLKRAEDFFKDETFLVIGGDDLTDMDLSRLLKTHREKKALATIALSIVDDPSEYGIVLMNEEGRITRFLEKPKGEVIFSNTANTGVYVFEPAIFELIPHDVFYLFGKQVFPMLLEQKLPLFGHLTAAYWRDVGNLKVYQQTHRDMLEGRVKARIALQEVRKFVWMGENVEIDPTAEIGYPVAIGNNVQILAGARVLEHTVIGNNCAVEEGATVQESILWDGSVVMRNTHLERCVVGRNCRVKTNAAIFDGIIVNPQRHENGQS
- a CDS encoding DegT/DnrJ/EryC1/StrS family aminotransferase gives rise to the protein MRVPLVDLRAQYLSLKETIDAAIAHVCETACFIDGDAVHKLESEIAALSGARFGIGVASGTDALVLALRACGIGPGDEVITTPFTFGATSEAIMLVGARPVFVDIDLCTFNIDVARIEQAITPRTRALLPVDLFGQMVDRGQLQELCKRYNLKLIIDAAQAIGAKQRGIRVAETGDATILSFYPTKNLGAFGDGGMVLTNDAEIASTVRMLRVHGQSGYGHYEVIGYTSRLDTLQAAVLLAKLPMLEEWNEARRQHAALYQTFLAGTSVTLPGIEPGNYHVYHQYTIRHPQRDALQAYLQQHGVDSKVFYPQPLHIQPPYASLGYHLGDFPCAERATREVLSIPVVPELTTEQVEYVAECICNFLDSA
- a CDS encoding sugar phosphate nucleotidyltransferase, whose translation is MIAPTETSEAVSSSITRAVVPVAGQGSRLRPLTHLLPKELLPVGRKLVLDYVMEELHAAGIREALFVISPRKPQIRTYLEEIVGASTGLHFAFAVQEEPKGSGDALLYAAEWVGAQPFVVAFGDCILDSSPVGAPLKRLIQAFEQHQVEAAVLVEEVERERLSRYGVVAPVETVSQATPFLIHDIIEKPGVDAAPSSFVVAARWILKPTIFEAIRRSSPDPRGEWNIPDALHHLLGSQPRAVAVPLLEGEARRDIGSWGSFLMETVRSAMNDPEYGAQIRRVAAKELTRFSDSGIVVGK
- a CDS encoding Gfo/Idh/MocA family protein gives rise to the protein MQAQRVAILGCGAAGKAHLERWLALAGVEVVALCDRDVAKVAPLAEQIPNCAAFTSLDDTLRDATYDIVDVCLPAPAQFEAVLAALKARAHVVCEVPFTASVAQATELIRMAELQERLLMPLFTQRFHPPCLFLQDLIENDDLGRPLMFRCRFGSSMGELSELGVVGSPNDGCASYVNAALHAIDLFRTFCGEIRRGVGRWRDKPGSPYAILVLLLESELALGTVEIMVAPPAGKSAFEVYGSAGAAVLDYEEGVLHFTTADHPLWYSRHEEGRDRLEHALSHFSEAVFGLRRLEVRGEDGVCALRVLEEALHDRSN